A genomic region of Fodinisporobacter ferrooxydans contains the following coding sequences:
- a CDS encoding MurR/RpiR family transcriptional regulator, whose amino-acid sequence MKTRGEEFAQQGCLARIRYLYEHFTSTELKVAAYILEQPKDIIHLSITQLAELTECAEATIFRFCKRLGYEGYQALKISLAADLVTPLEGIHQEIDSNDSMAVIAKKIFTANAETLQDTLGVLDERELKKAVLMLAQASRVEFYGCGGSGPIAEDAYHKFVRTGIPCIALTDSHLQIVSAGILQSNCVAVGISHSGSNKDMIDVLEAAKQSGAATIAITDFAKSPLTKVSDIVLYTSSKESMFRTESMSSRLAQISILDTLYVGVSLTKKEEMFDNLSKVRNLIAHKRY is encoded by the coding sequence ATGAAAACAAGAGGCGAGGAATTTGCACAGCAGGGATGTTTGGCCCGAATTCGCTATTTATATGAACATTTTACAAGTACGGAGTTGAAAGTAGCCGCGTACATTTTGGAGCAGCCGAAGGATATTATTCATTTGTCGATCACCCAATTGGCAGAATTGACAGAATGTGCAGAAGCAACGATTTTTCGTTTTTGCAAGCGGCTAGGCTATGAGGGCTATCAAGCGTTAAAAATTTCTTTAGCGGCTGATTTGGTGACGCCATTGGAAGGCATTCATCAAGAAATTGACTCAAATGACAGTATGGCTGTGATTGCGAAAAAAATTTTTACTGCAAACGCCGAGACATTGCAGGATACATTAGGCGTTTTAGATGAACGTGAGCTGAAAAAGGCCGTTCTAATGTTGGCGCAGGCAAGTCGAGTGGAATTTTATGGTTGTGGAGGCTCCGGACCCATCGCAGAGGATGCGTATCATAAATTCGTTCGCACCGGTATCCCCTGTATTGCCCTTACGGATTCCCACTTGCAAATCGTTTCAGCAGGAATCTTGCAGAGCAATTGTGTGGCTGTAGGGATTTCCCATTCCGGCAGCAATAAGGACATGATTGATGTATTGGAAGCCGCCAAACAATCAGGGGCCGCAACCATTGCAATCACCGATTTTGCAAAATCTCCGTTGACAAAAGTATCGGATATCGTACTTTACACATCATCAAAGGAATCTATGTTCCGGACAGAGTCAATGTCATCACGGCTGGCGCAAATCAGTATTTTGGATACGCTGTACGTAGGTGTTTCGCTGACAAAAAAAGAGGAAATGTTTGATAATTTATCAAAAGTGCGGAATTTGATTGCACACAAGCGATACTAG